The window TTCTGCGGCCGCAGGCTGAGATAGAGCCCGTACAGGAACGGGTACACGAACATGCACAGCACATAGAGCAGCGACGGCAAGATGCAGAGCATCGCAAAGACGTCGAATTCGCTTCGTTCGCGGGGTGTCGTTGCGCGCATGGGATTCTCGATCATTCGCTGGGCAGCACCACGACCTTGTCGACGGGAAAGCCGAGGCTGACGGTGTCCCCGACCTGCATGTCCGTGGCTGTGCGCAACCACACCCGCGTGCCGTCGTCGAGACGGACGGCGGCTTCCTGCTCGCGCCCGAGATATTCCACGATCTCGACCCGCCCGCGAACGGCCCCCTCGCCGATCAGCACGTCTTCAGGACGGATCGCCATGATGGCGCTGGCTCCGACCCCAAACGCGGGATCGGTGGTCTTCCCCCCGCAGCCGGACACCTGCGGTGTCCGCCTCAACAACTCCGTCCACAACCGCAACGATCTTGCCCCTGAAGAAATTCCGGAAGCCCATGAAATCGGCCACGAACATGTTTCGCGGACGGTCATGGATCTCCTGTGGTGAGCCGGATTGCATCAGCACACCATCCTTCAGCACCACGATTCGATCGGACAGCGACAGCGCCTCCGCCTGATCGTGGGTGACGTAGATCGAAGTCAATCCAAGCTCCGAATGGATCTGCTTGATCTCGGCGCGCATCTCGACCCGCAGCTTGGCATCGAGATTGGAGAGTGGCTCGTCGAACAGCATGAGACGGGGACGCAATACGAGGGCGCGTGCGATCGCCACACGCTGCTGCTGTCCGCCGGACAGTTGCCCGGGGTAGCGATCTTCATATCCCAGCAACTGGACCAGACGCAGCATGTCCTGCACCCGCCGCTTGATCTCATCCTGCTGAAACGATTTCAGAGTGAGACCGAACGCGACGTTGTCGAACACGGTCATATGCGGGAACAGCGCATAGTTCTGGAACACCATGCCGAAGCCGCGCTTTTCCGGCGGCAGCTCGTCGGCGCGCTTGCCGTCAAGCCAGATTTCGCCCGCGGTGGCGGGCGTCAATCCGGCGACAATCGACAGCGCGGTCGACTTGCCGCATCCGCTGGGTCCCAGAAACGTGACGAACTCGCCGCCACGGATTTCAAGTTCGAGGTTATCGAGAACGGTCTTGTTGCCGTAGCGCTTGGTGATGCCCATGCGCAGGGAATTCAACGACGTGATTGGTTCCGGCATGTACCCCGCCTGTGGGACAGATCAGCCGGGTCGCCGCAGGGGCGGCCCGCATTGAACGGATACTTGGAATGGATGTCGGGCTGGCTTATTTCTTGACCTGGTCCGCGCCGATTTCGCGATCCCACCGATCCATGGCGTAGCTCAGTTCCTTGACCGCCAGTGTCGGTGCCGTCTTCCACTTGGTGCCGATCTGGTCGTACTCGGGGCGCCAGAACTCCTTGACCTGGTCCTGGATGTCCTTCGGCGCCTTGTCGAGCGTCGCGGCCTTGATCGAGGGTCCGATGAAAGCCGGCCAGGTCAGTTGCTGCTGCTCGGGCGTGCGCATGAACTTCATCAGGTCGAGGATGACGTCGATCTGATCCTGCGGAACGCCGACCGGAATTGCCCAGTAATGGCCGTCGATCACGAAGGTGGTCTTCTCCATGATGGAGATTTTCGAGTCCGGCGGAATGACGCTCTGCGCCCGGGGCTTCATGTCCCATTCCATGATGCCGGCGATGATCCAGCGCTGGCCCTGCGCGAATTCCTTCAGGGTGATGGCCGTGCCGGTGGGATAATATTCGACCGACTTGCCGAGCTCCTTCAGATAAGCCCAGGTCTTGTCCCAGCCCTTTTCCGGATCGAGCGGTTTTGAATCGCCGAGGATATAGGAGATGCCCTGCACGATGGAGCGGCCCGGGCCGCTGTTGGCGGGACGCGCATACATGAACTTACCCGGGTTGGCCTTCGCCCACGCCAACAATTCCTCCGCGGTCTTCGGCGGGTTCGGCACCTTGCTCGGATTGTAGATCAGCACCGGACCGCCCGGGCTGACCACCGACGGCAGGAGATAACCACCGCCCTCGTCCTGCAGCTCCTTGCCGGCTTCCGTCAGTTCGTCGCGCGGAAACATCTTGTCGTAGGTCGGAAACAGTTTGATCAGCTGATTGTTGGCGGCGAGCACCGAGCCGCCGTCCTGTCCTGTCAGGATCAGATTGATGTCAAGACGGCCGGCATCCTGCTGCGCCTTGATCTTGGCCGGCACTTCGGGCGCCGGGGCACGCTGCAGCTTGATCTCCTTGACCTTCTGCGGATTGGCTTTCTTGTAGTTTTCGATGATGGCCTGCGTAGAGGCGAGATCGCCGCCGGTGTCGATGATGGACAACGTGATCGGCTCGGCGAGCCCAGACCGGGGCAACAGCGCAGCTGCGGCAACCGCAGTCAGCACAAAGACAGGCAGCCGCAACCATGCAACCGGACGAGTCCGCATGTTCAGTCCCTCCCTGAATTTTTATAACGGCCGCGACTGATGCTGCGGCCGCTTTATTGGATCGTTCCAAGAACACGGCGTGCCGTGAGGAGTGTCAAGGCAGCTTTACAATTTTTAACAACTTTGAAAAGTCGTTTGTGTCAATTGCGCTGCGATATAATCGCGCGTGACAGCCACGCGGAACGCGTCAACACACGGACCGCTTCGCGCCGCACGGCAACCGCGCCATTGATGCGCAGCCACCGATTTGACTCGGTACGGCTCATCGAGAAACGCTATGGTTTCAGCGTCGAGCGATACCTCCAGCGCAGACATCGCGTCGTCGAGATGCGACATCCTGGTGGCGCCCCCGATCGCTGAGGTCACGCCCGGCGAACGACAGTTCGCCCCAGGAACTTTCGACCGAACAAAATGGGGAGAAGCCCGAGCACAAGCAGAATCACACCGACCTGATAGCTCATGCCCAGCATGAACGCATAAGCGTGATCGGCCGTGTCGGGTGAATCGACCGGAACGGAAACTCCAAAATAGAACATGTTGACAATGGCCACGCCGAACGCGCCGCCGACTTGCTGGCAGGTCGCGACCAAACCCGCGGCTGACCCGGCATGATCTTTTCTCGTGCTCGCCAAAACCGCATTGAGAAGCGGCGGCAAAAACAGCCCCTGCCCAACTCCGACAGCCAGAAGTACGGGAACAAGACCCCAGCCGTTGGCGACATGGTGCGTCATCGCGATGACGATGCACCCACCATAACCGAGCGCCGTGAGAAAGCCCCCGGTCAACATGGCAGCAAGCGATCCGTAGATTTGAGGCTGTCGATTGGCGATGAGTGAAGTGACCAGGAAGGCGGCCGGAATTGGCACGGTGACCCATGCCGTTTGCCACGGCGAATAATGGAGCCCGACCTGAAGAAAGAGTGCCAGCGCGAATAGAAATCCGACAAGTGTCGAATGAAACAGGAAGGCGATCGCCGTTCCGCTTGAAAATGCCGGGATCGCAAACAGGTCGGTCTGAATCAGTGAATTGGTGCAGCGACGTGCCTTACCGCGTTGATCGAGCAGGAACACGACAAGCATTCCGCCGCCCGCAATCATGAAGCCGACGATCCAGCCCGGCCAACCGGCGTGGCGCCCCTCAATCAGTGCATACAGCAGCAACCCGAGGCCACAGGCGCAGAGCAATGCGCCGGTGACATCGAGGCGCGCAGCCCGGTCCGGCCGTGTTTCGGGGAGCCACCTTATGGCACCCGCGCAAGCAGCAAAGCCTATCGGAACACTGACCAGAAACACCAGGCGCCATCCCGTCCCGAACAGATCTGCCGCGATCAGCGCACCGCCGATCAGCGGGCCGGAAATTCCGGACAATCCCAAGGCGACACCGAAAGCGGCGAAGGCCCGGGCGCGGCGGCCCTCGTCTCCAGCCGTCACACGAATGATCGAGAGAATTTGCGGAAACATCATCGCCGCGGCCAGGCCCTCGCCGATACGTGCAGCGATCAGCATCGCAGCCGACGTTGCCAAACCGCAAACAAGAGCCGTTGCCGTGAATCCGGACAAACCCCAGACAAACATGCGTCGGCGACCATACAGATCGCCAAGACGTCCGCCGGTGATGAGCATGCAGCCATAGGCAAGACCATAGAACGCAACGACGGCAGATATCTCTGATGGCGAAGCGCCGAACTCCCGTTGGATGCTCGGGATCGCAACATTGACGATGAAGGTGTTCATCACCGCGAGAAAGACACCGCTGAGGAGAACGACAAGCCCCATCGGGCTCAACTGAGCCTGATCTGGAGCTGATACGAGCGAGGACATGGCAAACGCTTTCGATGTGGGGCAAACGTGCGCGATCGGTATCGATCGCCGCGCGCTACATCGAGCCATGTGTTATGATTGGACCAGAGAGCATCTTATCCAGGTATTAGAAGTATCAGGTTCGGCATGACCACCCGCAGCCGTGTCCCGCAACGCACTGAACTCGCTGCTTTCCTCAAAAGCCGGCGCGCCGGGCTGTCGCCTGCGGACGTGGGATTGCCGGCCACGCCGCGACGGCGAACACCCGGGCTGCGGCGGGAGGAAGTCTCACACCTCGCGGGCATCGGGATCGCCTGGTACACGTGGCTGGAGCAGGGTCGCGAGATCGATGTCTCGACTCACTTCCTGGAGCGAATTGCGCAGGCGCTGCGGCTTGATTCGACCGAACGCGCACATCTCTTCACCATGGCCCACAATCGCCCGCCACCGATCGCGCCAAGCGACGCGATCGAAGTGTCCCCCACCTTGCGCCGGATGCTCGAGACGGTCGCCGGCCCGGCTTATCTCGCAACTCCCTCCATGCATGTGCTGGCCTGGAATACAGCACTGTCGGCTGTGTTCGGCGACATGAGCGTGATCCCGGTCGAAGATCGAAATATGCTGTGGCTGGTGTTCGCAAGCCCCTCGCACCGGGCCACCATTCCGGATTGGGAAACCGATGCGCGTGCGATGCTTGCGCGCTTCCGGGTGGAATTCGGACGCCACCGCGACGACCCGGCATTTCTGACGATCATCGAGCGCCTGCAGCGCGCGAGTCACGAATTTCATCGCTGGTGGCCGGAGCAGAACGTCAGCTCACGCGCCAACAAAACCAAACGGTTCGAGGCTCCCGGTGTCGGCCAGATGGAGCTCGAGCAAAGCACATTCCTTGTCGAAGAAGCCGTCAACCTGCGACTTGTGACCTACACGCCGGTCGACGAACAAAGTGCAGGGAAAGTGAAACAGCTTCAAAAGGAATGGAAGACGCGCCAGCGCCTTCGAAGCTCCAGAAGCAAACCACGATCGGACAGCGCCGAAACCATCAGCGCAATGCAAGACGGCTACCGCGTGCCGTAGGCACGGTCGCCGGCATCGCCCAATCCGGGAACGATGAAGGCCGCGTCATCCAGCCCCTCGTCGATGCCCGCGGTCCACAGCGGCACATCGGGATGCAGGCCGCGCACCCGCTCAACGCCTTCCGGCGCGGCAAGCAAACAGACCAGACGGATGTCCTTGGCGCCGCGTTCCTTCAGGCGATCGATGGCGGCGACTGCCGTGTTCGCGGTCGCCAGCACCGGCGACACCACGATGGCCAGCCGCTCCTGCAGATCGGAGGGCGCCTTGAAGAAATATTCCACCGCCGTGAAGGTCTGGGGGTCACGATAGAGACCGATGTGGGCGACGCGTGCGGTGGGGACCAGATCAAGCATGCCATCGACAAAAGTCACGCCGGCGCGCAGCACCGGCACGAATACCAGCTTCTTGCCCGCGATCTTGGCGGAATGCATGCGGGCCAGCGGCGTCTCGACCTCGACGTCGGTCAGCGGCAGATCGCGCGTGACCTCGTAACACAGCAGCATTCCGATTTCCTTGAGCAGTTCACGGAATGACTTGGTCGAGATGGTCTTGTCGCGGATGAGCGTCAGCTTGTGCTGGACCAGCGGATGACCGACAACCGTGACGCCTTCCATGGCCTCTCTCCTTCAATATCTCTTGATACTCAAAATACAGTGCCGTCGCTAATAACCCTGACCGGCGGCGAGCCGTCGGGCCGACGCTCGAACGCAAGCTTGCGGCCCGCGGCCCAGCTGCCACCTTCGAGAATTCGGGCCAGCGGCAGGCTGGTCGCATCCTTACTCAGCCGTTGCCGCACGGTTTGCGCCAGCCGATCGAGCAGCGCGACGGTCAGCGCCCGCCATTCCACCACCAGCGGCGACGCCACATCGTGCTCACGCGTCGCATCCGCGGGATCGCGGAACGACAGCACGCCGGCGTCGACGAACAATCCGCCGTTGCGGTATTCCGCAAGCCCGGTGAGACCATCGATGTCGGTCACGGTGAGGCCGGCGCGCTGCAGCGGCTCAATCAGTGAATAGGTCAGCCATTGCGACAGTTTGTGCAATGGCACCAATCCGGTCGTCGCGTCATCGGTCACCAAGGAGGGATGACGCCAGCAATCGCCGAGAGGGACGCCGTCGAGGGACAGCCGCGACGGCCAGATCGCGCCGAGCTGACGCAGCACTTCGGAGAGAACATGTGGCGCGGCAATCGTGTTGTGATCGGCTGACGATACCAGACGGTCGACCAGCCCGCCAGGGCGCGGCGTGTCGTTGCGGCCGAAGATCTCGGGCTTCACCGCAAGCAGCGCACCGAGACGGCGCAGCAGATCGACCCTGCCCTCCAGGCCCACCAGCGGATTGGCGTCGGTCACCTGAAAACCGCGACACAGATCGGCGACCGAAAGATTTATCAGTGCTTCTGCGTCGACACGCAGCGGCTCCGTCTGTCGGGTTGAGAACGCGCCGGCGGCAAACATGTCGAGGCTCGCCAGTGCAAGGCCTTCGGAGCGGCCGATGGCGACGCCGCTCGCGTCATCACGATAACGCCACGCCGGACCCGCCCCCGCATCGAGCAGCACGCTGACAATGGCGAGATCGAATTCGGCGCGCGCCCGTGCGATCGGATCAGGCCAGGCCGCAGCGTCGGCAATCCCTGCCCATCGATCGGCCCCGCCGACCACGAAGTGACGCCAGCGCGAATGGAACGGAACATCGCCGGTGGGATAATTCTTTTGCGTGACGGCCAGCACAAGATCGACGGCGGCGTCGAGCCGGGGCAGATCAATGCGGAAGTGCGGAAGCTTATCCTCCAGCCCGATCGCCAGCAGGCGGTGCGCGCGATCGCGAACCGCCTGGGCGGACAAAAGGGACAACGCATCGACGGTGTCGACTGCCACGAGAACGCTCCGGCCGGGATCAGTATTTGTCGAGGGAACGGCCGACCGAGTCGGTCAGATCCTGCGGCTTCGGCTGCTCCGGCGAGAAGTATCCGGCGGCTTTCTTGGCTGCGATCTCCACATGCGCGTCGGCCGGGATCAGATCGTCGGGGATCGGAACCCGCTCGACGATGTCGACGCCCTGTCCAACAAGTGCGTCATACTTCATGTCGCTCATGGAGACGAAACGATCGATCCGCCGCAAGCCGAGCCAATGGATCACGTCTGGCATCAGCTGCTGGAAACGCGCGTCCTGCACGCCGGCCACGCACTCGGTGCGTTCGAAGTAGGCCGCAGCCGCATCGCCGTCTTCCTGGCGCTTGCGTGCATTGTAAACCAGGAACTTGGTGACTTCGCCGAGTGCACGGCCTTCCTTGCGGTTGTAGACGATCACGCCCAGGCCGCCGGTCTGGCCGGTGCGCGCGCATTCCTCGATGCCGTGGATCAGATACGGACGGCAGGTGCAGATATCGGAGCCGAACACATCCGAGCCATTGCATTCGTCATGCACGCGGCAGGTGATCAAGGTGCGATGATCGGGCAGCTTGTTGACGTCGCCGAACAGATACACGGTGGTGCCGCCGATCGGCGGCAGGAAAACCTGCAAATCGGGCCGCGTCACCAGTTCGGGGAACATGCCCGCGGTCTGCTCGAACAGCGCACGGCGCAGATTGGTCTCGCTGGTGCCGAAGCGTTGCGCGATGCCCGGGAGATACCACACCGGATCGATCGCGATCTTGACCACCGACACGCTGCCATTGGCATGCACGACATCGCCGTCCGCCACCAGGCGCTTGGCCGCCAGCGCGGCCTGCAACTCCGGCAGGTCGAGCCGCGCCCGCGTGATCGCAATGCTCGGCCTGATGTCGACGCCCTCGGCGATCTCGGTGCGGAAATTCTCCGCAACCAGATGTCCCCATGGATCGAGCGCGACAATGCGGCCGGGTTCGCCCCACTGCGGAAACGGACCGACGGTGGCCGCCGGATAGGTGTTTGTCAGGTCCGGGCGACGAATGGGATCGAGCGCGCCCGATGAGACCGCGAGTGCGCGATACACCGCATAGGATCCACCGTGGCTGCCGATCACGTTGCGATCCTGCGGACGGGAGACGGTGCCGATGATCGGCCCGCGCTCGCGTGCGGTCGCGGCGCCCCAGGTAATAGGGAAATCGTGCTTCGCTCCCGGCACGGGGTGCGACGTCAGGCGGATATGATCAGTGCGATTCGAACGGGTCATCGGTAACCCCAAAGTCGGCGGGTCCTAAAACGGCGACGGCCCGCCTGAACGACGGGCCTGACCAGCAAAACCAAATGAAACACGCGAGCCGTTAAAACTCGCTTACAAACAATATAGGCCATCCAGATGTACTTACAATGACCTAAAACGTTGAACTTGGTCGCCTTTTGGTGATGCCAAAGCCGTTGGCAACGCGGCTGTCCGTGATATAGTAGGCTGTTTCTTCTCGCGCCTCGAGGGAGGGAACATCTTGGGCGAACTGCATAACTGGCTCGTCAGCCAGCACCCGGGTCTGCGGACCTACAAATCCTTTCAACACAAGGCCTTGGAGCTTGCGTCGTCGGACGCGGAGCATGGCGCGCTTTATCGCCTGCTCGCATCGATGGTGGGACGCTATATCGAGTCCTTCGACGAAGAACCGCTTCCCGTCGACGTCGCCAAGCAGGCTTATCAGCGCCTGCTCAGCATTGTCGACGACGCGGAAAAGTCGACCACCGCGCCGGCTCTCGAGCAGGTGAAAACACTGAACAGGGTGGCCGCGACCGAACTGTTCTGAACGGCCCTCCGTCATTCGGCGGAGGACTTTTCGCATACGCAAATCAGCATCAATCAGCTGCCTTCGTTCCGACCGAAGGCAGGGTTGAAAAACTGCGAATTGCGCCCGCGCGTCACCGGGGCCACGATTGCGTCACGTCGACACAACGACGGCCTGCATCGGACCACGACGATGACAACCACAACTCAGACCTCAAGCCACCTGCTCGAAACCGCAGCGATCGGTCTTGCCTGCCTGCTGTCGCTGAGCATCCTGATCCGCTTCCACGACGCGGATGACGCGGCCATCCATCACGCCTCGCCGCCGGCTTTCGGTCCGGCATACGCTCAGCGCAAAACGGCCACCCCGCCTGCTGTCGATCCGAACGACGAGGTCCGCAAGTTGATCGCCGAGATGAGGTTGCACGACTAAACACGCATTTCGGCATCGAAGCCCTCCCCTTGCCGGCCACGACTCGCTATACCGTTCGATGCATGAGAGAGGCGTCGAACGGATGAAAGTGGAAGGGCGCGGCGTACAGTCGATCGAAGTCGGGGGCCGGATCCTGACCGCGCTGATCGAACTGGGACAGCCGACCATGCTGCGCGATCTCGCGGCGCGCGCGGGGATGACCTCGGCGCAGGCCCACGCTTATCTCGTGAGCTACCGAAAGCTCGGCCTGGTCGAACAGAATCCTGCCAACGGCCACTACTTTCTTGGCCCCCTGGCGCTGCAGCTCGGTCTGGTGCGCATGCGCGGCTCCGATCCCCTGCGCATGGCCAGCGACACATCGATCGAGCTGTCCGAAGCCACCGGCTACATGGTCACCGTGACGGTGTGGGGAACGCACGGACCGACCATCATCCAGGTGCATGAGGCGGCTTATCCGGTGCACGTCAATCTGCGCGCCGGGGCGCTCTACACCCTCACCGGCACCGCCACCGGCCGGCTGTTCGCGGCGATCTATCCGTTCGAAGTGGTTCGCACACTGCTGGCGCGGGAGATGCGGGCCGAGCAGAAGGCGCAGCATCTGCCGAGCGGAAAATCCCGCGAGGCCTTTACGGAGGATTTCGACGAGATCCGCCGGCTGGGCTACGCCACCACCGAAGGCGTGCCGGTGCCGGGCATCAACGCCGTCAGCGTTCCGGTGTTCGACCAGAGCCAGAAGATGCAGTTTGCCCTGACAGCGATCGGACCGACGTCCGCACTCGACGTGCGCACGGGAAGCCGCGATGTGGCTGGTGTGGCCGAAGCGATCAACCGGTTGTCTGAGAAGCTGGGTTATCGGCCCGATCTCGCTGCCAATCCCGCGCCGGCCAAGCCGAGAATGCGCCCACGGCGGGGTTAGACGGAAAGCCCTCTCGCCATATCTCCTCATGGTGAGGAGCGCGGCACGCGCGTCTCGAACCATGTGGCCCGTGACGCCTTGGCCTCGTCCTTCGAGACGCAGGCTTCGCCTGCTCCTCAGGATGAGGGTGTAAGTTGTTTATGACGCAGTTGAACTAATGCGCGCTGCCCAGATAGGCCTTGCGCACGTCCGGATGCGCCAGAAGCTCGGCGCCGGTGCCGCTCATGGTGATGCGACCGCTGTCGAGCACGTAAGCGCGATCGGCCAGCCGCAAAGCGAGGTTGGCCATCTGCTCGATTAAAAGGATGGTCATGCCGCGCGCGCGCAGATCGCGGATGATGGCGAAGATTTCCTTGATAATAAGCGGTGCGAGCCCGAGCGACGGCTCGTCCAGCAGCAACAGCCGCGGCGCGCCCATCAAAGCGCGGCCGATCGCCAGCATCTGCTGCTCACCGCCCGACAGTGTGGCGGACATCTGGTCCTGGCGTTCGCGCAGACGCGGAAACAGCCGATACTGTTCTTCAAGAGCTGCCTCCAGATCGGGGGCGCTCAAGCGCCGTGCATATGCACCGAGTTCGAGATTGTCCCGGATGGTCTGATCGGAGAAGACCTGGCGCCCCTCCGGCGACAGCGCGATGCCGAGTTGCACGCGGCGATGCGGAGCGGAGGCGGTAATGGCGTTGCCTTCGAACCAGATTTCACCCGTCCGCGGTTGCATCAGGCCGGCGATGGCCTTCAGCAGCGTGGTTTTGCCGGCGCCATTGGCGCCGACGATGGCGACAACCTGGCCCTGCTCCACCTCGATGGATGCGTTGGACACCGCCTCGATCGGGCCGTAGGACACGCTGACATTGTCGAGCCTCAGCATCGTCATGCGCCGTCTCCTACGAGGCCGTGGCGGCAACGACCGGATGGTCGTCGGCCTCGTCGACACCGAGATAGGCTTCAGTCACCCGTTTGTCGCTCTGCACCACGGACGGGGGCCCTTCCGCGATCTTCTCGCCATAGTCGAGCACGATGACATGGTCGGCGATCTTCATCACCAGATCCATGTGATGCTCGACCAGCAGGATCGTGATGCCCTGGTCGCGGATGCGCACCAGCAGCCGGCCCAGTTCTTTGGTCTCCTGCGGATTGAGCCCGGCAGCTGGCTCATCAAGCAACAACAGTTCCGGCTCGGTCGCGAGCGCCCGCGCCAGCTCGACGCGCCGCTGCAGGCCGTAGGCCAGATCGCCGGCCGGTTTCTCGGCGTGTTCCGACAAGCCGACAAACTGCATGATGGTCTCGACCCGGCGAAACGCCAGATCCTCCTGTTGCCGGGAGCGCGGAAGCCCGAGCAGCGAGATGAAGAAACCATTCGTCATGCGGCGATGTTGGCCGACCAGGATGTTGGTCCGGACGCTGAGATCCTTGAACAGCCGCAGGTTCTGGAAGGTACGGGCAATACCTTTGCCGCAGATGGCATGCACCGGCTTGTGGGTGATGGTCTCATCACGAAAGGCGATCTCGCCCTGGTCGGGCTTCACGATGCCCGACAGGATGTTGATGAAGGTGCTTTTGCCGGCGCCGTTCGGGCCGATCAAAGCGTGGATATGTCCCGCGGTCAGAGTCGCACTGAGGTCGCGGGCCGGCCGCACGCCGCCATAGGATTTCGAAATGCCGGAGGATTGCAGCAGCGTCGTGTTCTTCTCGCACGCCGCCTTGCGCTGAAGCAGAGCCGGGACGACGCCGGGGGACTCGACGCACGGCAGTGGCGCGGGCTTTGTGCGAAAGCGCGCGAAAAGCCCGGTGGCGACACCGGCGAGACCTTTGGGCATCACATAAAGCGCGAACAACAGCAGCGCGCCATTGGCGAAATGCTCGGCCCAGCTCCAGCGCGCGAGAAAACTGCCGAGCAACGTCAGCGTCACGGCACCCAGCAACGGCCCCGCCAGCGAGCCGCTGCCGCCGAACATCACCAGCAGCAGGATAAAGACCGACAGATTGAAATTGATGAAATCGGAATTGATGTACTGGTTCTGCTGGGCCACCAGCGCACCCGCCAAGCCACAGGTCGCGGCCGCAATGACGAAGGCGGCGACCTTGTAACGAAGCACCGGCACGCCCATCGAGCCCGCGGCAACTTCGTCGGCCTGGATCGACAGCAATGCGCGGCCGAACCGTCCGGTCAACACGTTGCGCAGCAGCAGGTGGACACCCAGCGCAAGCACCAATGCGAACCAGACCCAGTGCTTCATCTCGAACGGCGCGCCGTTGAGCGTCAGCGGCTTGATGGCATAGATGCCCATGGCACCGCCGAAGATATCGGAG is drawn from Bradyrhizobium prioriisuperbiae and contains these coding sequences:
- a CDS encoding TOBE domain-containing protein; amino-acid sequence: MAIRPEDVLIGEGAVRGRVEIVEYLGREQEAAVRLDDGTRVWLRTATDMQVGDTVSLGFPVDKVVVLPSE
- a CDS encoding ABC transporter ATP-binding protein, with protein sequence MPEPITSLNSLRMGITKRYGNKTVLDNLELEIRGGEFVTFLGPSGCGKSTALSIVAGLTPATAGEIWLDGKRADELPPEKRGFGMVFQNYALFPHMTVFDNVAFGLTLKSFQQDEIKRRVQDMLRLVQLLGYEDRYPGQLSGGQQQRVAIARALVLRPRLMLFDEPLSNLDAKLRVEMRAEIKQIHSELGLTSIYVTHDQAEALSLSDRIVVLKDGVLMQSGSPQEIHDRPRNMFVADFMGFRNFFRGKIVAVVDGVVEADTAGVRLRGEDHRSRVWGRSQRHHGDPS
- a CDS encoding ABC transporter substrate-binding protein, yielding MRTRPVAWLRLPVFVLTAVAAAALLPRSGLAEPITLSIIDTGGDLASTQAIIENYKKANPQKVKEIKLQRAPAPEVPAKIKAQQDAGRLDINLILTGQDGGSVLAANNQLIKLFPTYDKMFPRDELTEAGKELQDEGGGYLLPSVVSPGGPVLIYNPSKVPNPPKTAEELLAWAKANPGKFMYARPANSGPGRSIVQGISYILGDSKPLDPEKGWDKTWAYLKELGKSVEYYPTGTAITLKEFAQGQRWIIAGIMEWDMKPRAQSVIPPDSKISIMEKTTFVIDGHYWAIPVGVPQDQIDVILDLMKFMRTPEQQQLTWPAFIGPSIKAATLDKAPKDIQDQVKEFWRPEYDQIGTKWKTAPTLAVKELSYAMDRWDREIGADQVKK
- a CDS encoding MFS transporter — translated: MARCSARRSIPIAHVCPTSKAFAMSSLVSAPDQAQLSPMGLVVLLSGVFLAVMNTFIVNVAIPSIQREFGASPSEISAVVAFYGLAYGCMLITGGRLGDLYGRRRMFVWGLSGFTATALVCGLATSAAMLIAARIGEGLAAAMMFPQILSIIRVTAGDEGRRARAFAAFGVALGLSGISGPLIGGALIAADLFGTGWRLVFLVSVPIGFAACAGAIRWLPETRPDRAARLDVTGALLCACGLGLLLYALIEGRHAGWPGWIVGFMIAGGGMLVVFLLDQRGKARRCTNSLIQTDLFAIPAFSSGTAIAFLFHSTLVGFLFALALFLQVGLHYSPWQTAWVTVPIPAAFLVTSLIANRQPQIYGSLAAMLTGGFLTALGYGGCIVIAMTHHVANGWGLVPVLLAVGVGQGLFLPPLLNAVLASTRKDHAGSAAGLVATCQQVGGAFGVAIVNMFYFGVSVPVDSPDTADHAYAFMLGMSYQVGVILLVLGLLPILFGRKFLGRTVVRRA
- a CDS encoding helix-turn-helix transcriptional regulator — its product is MTTRSRVPQRTELAAFLKSRRAGLSPADVGLPATPRRRTPGLRREEVSHLAGIGIAWYTWLEQGREIDVSTHFLERIAQALRLDSTERAHLFTMAHNRPPPIAPSDAIEVSPTLRRMLETVAGPAYLATPSMHVLAWNTALSAVFGDMSVIPVEDRNMLWLVFASPSHRATIPDWETDARAMLARFRVEFGRHRDDPAFLTIIERLQRASHEFHRWWPEQNVSSRANKTKRFEAPGVGQMELEQSTFLVEEAVNLRLVTYTPVDEQSAGKVKQLQKEWKTRQRLRSSRSKPRSDSAETISAMQDGYRVP
- the upp gene encoding uracil phosphoribosyltransferase, whose product is MEGVTVVGHPLVQHKLTLIRDKTISTKSFRELLKEIGMLLCYEVTRDLPLTDVEVETPLARMHSAKIAGKKLVFVPVLRAGVTFVDGMLDLVPTARVAHIGLYRDPQTFTAVEYFFKAPSDLQERLAIVVSPVLATANTAVAAIDRLKERGAKDIRLVCLLAAPEGVERVRGLHPDVPLWTAGIDEGLDDAAFIVPGLGDAGDRAYGTR
- a CDS encoding URC4/urg3 family protein, producing the protein MAVDTVDALSLLSAQAVRDRAHRLLAIGLEDKLPHFRIDLPRLDAAVDLVLAVTQKNYPTGDVPFHSRWRHFVVGGADRWAGIADAAAWPDPIARARAEFDLAIVSVLLDAGAGPAWRYRDDASGVAIGRSEGLALASLDMFAAGAFSTRQTEPLRVDAEALINLSVADLCRGFQVTDANPLVGLEGRVDLLRRLGALLAVKPEIFGRNDTPRPGGLVDRLVSSADHNTIAAPHVLSEVLRQLGAIWPSRLSLDGVPLGDCWRHPSLVTDDATTGLVPLHKLSQWLTYSLIEPLQRAGLTVTDIDGLTGLAEYRNGGLFVDAGVLSFRDPADATREHDVASPLVVEWRALTVALLDRLAQTVRQRLSKDATSLPLARILEGGSWAAGRKLAFERRPDGSPPVRVISDGTVF
- a CDS encoding GTP cyclohydrolase II gives rise to the protein MTRSNRTDHIRLTSHPVPGAKHDFPITWGAATARERGPIIGTVSRPQDRNVIGSHGGSYAVYRALAVSSGALDPIRRPDLTNTYPAATVGPFPQWGEPGRIVALDPWGHLVAENFRTEIAEGVDIRPSIAITRARLDLPELQAALAAKRLVADGDVVHANGSVSVVKIAIDPVWYLPGIAQRFGTSETNLRRALFEQTAGMFPELVTRPDLQVFLPPIGGTTVYLFGDVNKLPDHRTLITCRVHDECNGSDVFGSDICTCRPYLIHGIEECARTGQTGGLGVIVYNRKEGRALGEVTKFLVYNARKRQEDGDAAAAYFERTECVAGVQDARFQQLMPDVIHWLGLRRIDRFVSMSDMKYDALVGQGVDIVERVPIPDDLIPADAHVEIAAKKAAGYFSPEQPKPQDLTDSVGRSLDKY